One Pantoea eucalypti genomic region harbors:
- the mepA gene encoding penicillin-insensitive murein endopeptidase, protein MKALLLTLSALLISASSLAATPWQNIQHPISGAPQSIGGFANGCIVGAQSLPLNSPNYQVMRQDQRRYFGHPDLIQFIQRLSTQVHNLQLGNVLIGDMGMAAGGRFSSGHASHQTGLDVDIWLQLPKSRWSAQQLLKPQPLDLVGPGDKNVIARHWQPEIDSLIKLAAKDDDVTRIFVNPAIKKQLCADAGNDRDWLRKVRPWFAHRAHMHVRLRCPAGSIGCEDQPAPPPGDGCGAELQSWFLPKQPGSGAPVKREPPPLPPACQALLDKHLL, encoded by the coding sequence ATGAAAGCGCTCCTGCTTACCCTGAGTGCGCTGCTGATCAGCGCCTCAAGCCTGGCGGCGACGCCGTGGCAAAATATTCAGCATCCAATCAGCGGCGCACCGCAATCGATTGGCGGCTTTGCCAATGGCTGTATTGTTGGCGCGCAGTCGCTGCCGCTGAATTCACCCAACTATCAGGTGATGCGGCAGGATCAGCGGCGTTATTTCGGTCATCCCGATCTGATTCAGTTTATTCAGCGGCTCAGCACCCAGGTGCATAACCTGCAACTGGGTAACGTGCTGATTGGCGACATGGGCATGGCAGCAGGCGGGCGCTTCAGCAGCGGTCACGCCAGTCATCAGACCGGACTGGATGTAGATATCTGGCTGCAGCTACCAAAAAGCCGCTGGAGCGCGCAGCAACTGCTGAAGCCGCAGCCGCTGGATCTGGTTGGGCCAGGCGATAAAAATGTCATTGCGCGCCACTGGCAGCCGGAAATCGACAGCCTGATTAAACTGGCGGCCAAAGATGATGATGTCACACGCATCTTCGTCAATCCGGCAATTAAAAAGCAGCTTTGTGCTGATGCAGGTAACGATCGCGACTGGCTGCGTAAAGTGCGTCCGTGGTTTGCTCATCGTGCCCATATGCATGTGCGGCTGCGCTGCCCGGCAGGCAGTATTGGCTGTGAAGATCAGCCTGCACCGCCGCCAGGCGATGGCTGTGGCGCAGAACTGCAGAGCTGGTTCCTGCCTAAGCAACCGGGTTCTGGTGCACCGGTGAAACGTGAGCCACCGCCGCTGCCGCCTGCCTGTCAGGCCCTGCTGGATAAACATTTACTGTAA
- the aroC gene encoding chorismate synthase, which translates to MAGNSIGQFFRVTTFGESHGLALGCIVDGVPPGIPLTEADIQHDLDRRRPGTSRYTTQRREPDQVKILSGVFEGVTTGTSIGLLIENTDQRSQDYGAIKDLFRPGHADYTYEQKYGQRDYRGGGRSSARETAMRVAAGAIAKKYLQMKHGVVVRGYLSQIGDIACELKDWSIVEENPFFCPDADKLEALDELMRGLKKEGDSIGAKVTVMAENVPPGLGEPVFDRLDADLAHALMSINAVKGVEIGDGFAVVNQRGSQHRDEIRHDGFQSNHAGGILGGISSGQIISANVAMKPTSSITVPGKTITRDGEEVEMITKGRHDPCVGIRAVPIAEAMMAIVLMDHLLRQRAQNGDVNSSVPRW; encoded by the coding sequence ATGGCCGGAAACAGCATCGGGCAATTTTTTCGAGTAACCACCTTCGGCGAGTCCCACGGTCTTGCGCTGGGCTGCATTGTTGACGGCGTGCCGCCCGGCATTCCGCTGACCGAAGCCGATATTCAGCACGATCTCGATCGCCGTCGTCCTGGTACATCGCGCTATACCACGCAGCGCCGCGAGCCGGATCAGGTGAAAATTTTGTCCGGTGTGTTTGAAGGCGTGACGACCGGCACCTCAATTGGCCTGCTGATTGAGAACACCGATCAGCGCTCGCAGGATTACGGCGCGATCAAAGATCTGTTCCGTCCGGGCCATGCGGATTACACCTACGAGCAGAAATATGGTCAGCGCGACTACCGTGGCGGCGGCCGCTCGTCGGCGCGCGAAACCGCGATGCGTGTGGCGGCGGGTGCCATCGCCAAGAAATACCTGCAGATGAAACACGGTGTGGTGGTGCGCGGCTATCTGTCACAGATTGGTGATATCGCCTGCGAGCTGAAAGACTGGAGCATCGTAGAAGAGAACCCGTTCTTCTGCCCGGATGCTGACAAGCTGGAAGCGCTGGACGAACTGATGCGCGGCCTGAAAAAAGAGGGCGACTCCATTGGCGCCAAAGTCACTGTCATGGCTGAGAACGTGCCACCAGGCCTGGGCGAGCCGGTCTTCGACCGACTGGACGCCGATCTGGCGCACGCGCTGATGAGTATCAATGCCGTCAAAGGCGTCGAAATCGGTGACGGCTTTGCGGTGGTAAACCAGCGCGGCAGTCAGCATCGCGACGAGATCCGTCACGATGGTTTCCAGAGCAATCACGCGGGTGGCATTCTGGGCGGTATCAGCAGCGGTCAGATCATCAGCGCCAATGTGGCGATGAAACCGACTTCCAGCATCACCGTGCCGGGTAAAACCATTACCCGTGATGGCGAAGAAGTGGAGATGATCACCAAAGGTCGTCACGATCCCTGCGTGGGGATCCGTGCCGTGCCGATCGCGGAGGCGATGATGGCGATCGTGCTGATGGATCATCTGCTGCGCCAGCGGGCGCAGAACGGTGATGTTAACAGCTCCGTGCCGCGCTGGTGA